The Drosophila nasuta strain 15112-1781.00 chromosome 2L, ASM2355853v1, whole genome shotgun sequence genome window below encodes:
- the LOC132783664 gene encoding LOW QUALITY PROTEIN: threonine--tRNA ligase 1, cytoplasmic (The sequence of the model RefSeq protein was modified relative to this genomic sequence to represent the inferred CDS: deleted 1 base in 1 codon) has protein sequence MKKEKKEKTSAGGGDGRKELNPWPQYIEERNVLWEKCKAEYLAELAAKPRAAIKVTLPDGKQVDATSWETTPYDVARGISQGLADNTIISKVNGEVWDLDRVLEGDCNLQLLKFDDPDAQAVFWHSSAHIMGEAMERIYGGHLCYGPPIESGFYYDMHLDGDGISTTEYGTMETLIKQIVKEKQNFERLEMKKADLLEMFKYNEFKVRILNEKVTTDRTTVYKCGSLIDLCRGPHVRHTGKVKALKITKNSSTYWEGKADAETLQRVYGISFPEPKQLKEWEKLQEEAAKRDHRKIGREQELFFFHELSPGSCFFQPRGAHIYNTLMNLIRGEYRKRGFQEVISPNIYNAKLWMTSGHWEHYADNMFSFEAEKEKFALKPMNCPGHCLIFDNRNRSWRELPLRMADFGVLHRNELSGALTGLTRVRRFQQDDAHIFCAPEQIKGEMKGCLDFLRHVYTIFGFDFQLVLSTRPEKYLGELEQWNAAEKALAESLDEFGKPWKENPGDGAFYGPKIDITIMDALKRPFQCATIQLDFQLPIRFNLNYIADDGEKKRPVIIHRAILGSVERMIAILTENYAGKWPFWLSPRQVMVVPVGPAYDEYAKSVRDQLYAAGFMSEADCDAGDTMNKKIRNAQLAQFNFILVVGDKERSSTTVNVRTRDNKVHGEVSVADLITKLQKIRDEFITNEDSF, from the exons ATGAAGAAggagaaaaaggaaaaaaccaGC GCTGGCGGCGGAGATGGTCGCAAAg agCTTAATCCCTGGCCGCAGTATATCGAGGAGCGCAACGTGCTATGGGAGAAATGCAAGGCGGAATATTTGGCTGAGCTGGCTGCGAAGCCGCGTGCAGCGATCAAAGTGACGCTGCCCGATGGCAAGCAAGTGGATGCTACCTCTTGGGAGACTACGCCTTACGATGTGGCACGTGGCATTAGTCAAGGCCTGGCTGATAACACTATCATCTCGAAGGTGAATGGCGAAGTTTGGGATCTGGATCGTGTGCTAGAGGGCGATTGCAATTTGCAGCTGCTTAAGTTCGATGATCCCGATGCACAGGCCGTGTTTTGGCACAGCTCAGCTCACATTATGGGTGAAGCCATGGAGCGCATCTATGGCGGTCACTTGTGCTATGGTCCGCCAATTGAAAGTGGTTTCTACTACGACATGCACTTGGATGGCGATGGC ATCTCCACCACGGAATACGGTACCATGGAGACCCTGATTAAACAGATTGTCAAGGAAAAGCAAAACTTTGAGCGTCTGGAGATGAAGAAAGCTGATCTGCTCGAAATGTTCAAATACAACGAGTTCAAGGTGCGCATTCTCAATGAGAAAGTCACCACAGATCGCACCACAGTCTACAAATGCGGCTCATTGATTGATTTGTGCCGTGGCCCGCATGTGCGCCACACTGGCAAAGTCAAGGCACTGAAGATCACCAAGAACTCGTCGACCTATTGGGAAGGCAAGGCCGATGCCGAAACTTTACAGCGCGTCTACGGCATCTCGTTCCCGGAGCCAAAGCAGCTGAAGGAATGGGAGAAACTACAAGAGGAGGCAGCCAAGCGTGATCACCGCAAGATTGGACGTGAGCAAGAGCTGTTCTTTTTCCATGAACTGTCGCCCGGTTCGTGCTTCTTTCAGCCACGCGGCGCACATATCTACAATACGTTGATGAATCTGATACGCGGCGAGTACCGAAAGCGTGGCTTCCAGGAGGTCATCTCGCCCAATATCTACAATGCCAAGCTGTGGATGACATCGGGTCATTGGGAGCATTATGCCGACAATATGTTCTCCTTTGAGGCAGAAAAGGAAAAGTTTGCGCTCAAGCCAATGAACTGTCCTGGTCATTGTCTGATCTTTGACAATCGCAATCGATCGTGGCGCGAGTTGCCATTGCGCATGGCCGACTTTGGTGTGTTGCATCGTAATGAACTGTCCGGCGCTTTGACGGGCTTGACACGCGTACGTCGCTTCCAGCAGGACGATGCGCACATCTTCTGCGCACCTGAGCAGATCAAGGGCGAAATGAAGGGATGCTTGGACTTTTTGCGTCATGTCTACACCatctttggctttgacttCCAACTCGTGTTGTCCACTCGCCCCGAGAAGTATCTGGGCGAGCTGGAGCAATGGAATGCTGCTGAGAAGGCGCTTGCCGAATCACTCGATGAGTTTGGCAAGCCATGGAAAGAGAATCCCGGCGATGGCGCCTTCTATGGACCCAAAATTGATATTACAATTATGGATGCACTGAAGCGTCCCTTCCAATGCGCAACCATACAGTTGGATTTCCAGCTGCCCATACGTTTCAATCTCAACTACATCGCCGACGATGGCGAAAAGAAACGTCCAGTGATCATCCATCGTGCCATCCTTGGCTCTGTGGAGCGCATGATTGCCATTCTCACGGAGAACTATGCTGGCAAATGGCCATTCTGGCTATCGCCACGCCAAGTGATGGTCGTGCCCGTGGGTCCCGCTTACGATGAGTATGCGAAGAGCGTGCGCGATCAGCTGTATGCGGCTGGATTTATGAGTGAAGCGGATTGCGATGCCGGTGACACGATGAACAAGAAGATACGAAATGCTCAGTTGgcacaattcaatttcattctgGTTGTGGGCGATAAGGAGCGCTCGTCGACCACGGTGAATGTGCGCACTCGTGATAACAAGGTGCATGGCGAAGTGTCTGTGGCGGATTTGATAACCAAGCTGCAAAAGATACGCGATGAATTCATCACAAACGAAGACAgcttttaa
- the LOC132783722 gene encoding trypsin-like — MALDSQTKSSIFAILCCLFLGLSTGSTTDQLGPEGRVVGGKAASVNAAPYAVSMQYKSTHYCAASIINAHWLVTAAHCLSNRAQVLGSTLVAGSNAVAGTASTTQKRSITHFVVNDLYTGGTVPYDIGLIYTPTAFTWTAAVAAVSLPKSGVIPTGTANLYGWGSTSTSSAASYPKELQVAANVPIISLTSCEKALGQKGRDLHSTNLCTGPLTGKVSICTSDSGGPLVQGNVLIGIVSWGKLPCGQLNSPSVYVQVSSFITWISANQRL, encoded by the coding sequence ATGGCTTTGGACAGTCAAACTAAATCTAGCATCTTTGCGATCCTATGCTGCCTCTTCCTTGGACTCTCTACTGGGTCAACAACGGACCAGCTTGGACCTGAGGGACGTGTAGTTGGCGGAAAAGCAGCATCCGTTAATGCGGCACCCTATGCGGTGTCCATGCAATATAAGAGCACTCACTACTGCGCCGCAAGCATCATCAATGCCCACTGGTTGGTGACAGCTGCCCATTGTCTCTCCAATCGTGCCCAAGTGCTTGGCAGCACTCTCGTGGCTGGAAGCAATGCTGTGGCTGGAACAGCGTCCACAACACAAAAGCGAAGCATCACTCACTTTGTGGTGAATGATCTATATACTGGTGGAACTGTACCATATGATATTGGATTGATTTACACACCAACCGCTTTCACTTGGAcagctgccgttgctgctgttagtCTGCCCAAGTCTGGTGTGATTCCCACTGGAACTGCCAACTTGTATGGCTGGGGAAGTACCTCGACTTCGAGTGCCGCCTCATATCCCAAGGAACTGCAAGTGGCTGCTAATGTACCCATCATCAGTCTGACCTCCTGTGAAAAAGCGCTGGGTCAGAAGGGAAGAGATCTTCATAGCACAAACTTGTGCACAGGTCCGCTGACCGGTAAAGTGAGTATTTGTACTTCGGATTCTGGTGGTCCTCTGGTGCAGGGTAATGTCTTGATTGGCATTGTCTCCTGGGGCAAGCTGCCATGTGGTCAGCTCAATTCGCCTTCCGTCTATGTGCAAGTTTCTTCGTTTATAACCTGGATATCAGCCAACCAGCGTCTGTAA
- the LOC132783674 gene encoding sorting nexin-2, with amino-acid sequence MEVETPATTPNEQSREFADVDINNDGSASAAASDEEEVPAPGSVTLEQNENNDLFVSAMTPSEVHRRISSSNLEEILTDDGDLFIQIVVSDPQKVGDGMSSYLAYKVTTKTNIPKFKRNEFSTLRRFSDFLGIHDLLVNKYMRMGRIIPPAPSKNIIGSTKVKMSPQQTEPGTPINQEWIEIRRAALERFVHRTAQHPVLRVDLDFVNFLESDQELPRAVNTSALSGAGVIRLFNKVGETVNKITYKMDENDPWFDDKITEVEHLDANLQKLSSALKSLVSSRRELSVLTGLVAKSAAMLSTCEEHTGLSRALSHLADVEEKIELLRSEQANSDFYILAEFIKDYLGLFGAIKCIFHERVKAFQNWQYAQMQLSKRRENRGRYELANRADKLDQAQQEVEEWQGKVQRCQQQFDDISAEIKREMERFEISRVKDFKANIIKYIEVQMAHQQQIISYWEAFAPVAREIV; translated from the exons ATGGAAGTTGagacaccagcaacaacaccaaacGAGCAGAGTCGCGAATTTGCCGATGTGGACATCAACAACGATGGCTCAGCGTCCGCCGCTGCATCCGATGAGGAAGAAGTTCCAGCGCCGGGCAGCGTAACGTTGGAGCagaatgaaaataatgatttgTTCGTCTCAGCAATGACCCCAAGCGAAGTGCAT CGTCGTATTTCGAGTAGCAATCTGGAAGAGATATTGACCGATGATGGTGATTTGTTCATACAAATTGTTGTATCCGATCCACAAAAAGTCGGCGATGGCATGAGCTCCTATTTGGCCTACAA AGTGACGACGAAAACAAACATTCCGAAATTCAAACGCAACGAATTCAGCACTTTGCGCCGCTTCAGTGATTTCCTTGGCATCCATGATCTGTTGGTGAACAAATATATGCGCATGGGTCGCATTATTCCGCCGGCGCCATCCAAGAACATTATTGGCAGCACCAAGGTCAAAATGAGTCCACAACAAACAGAGCCGGGCACGCCCATCAATCAGGAATGGATAGAGATAAGACGTGCTGCCCTGGAGCGTTTTGTCCATCGCACAGCCCAGCATCCGGTGTTGCGAGTCGATCTGGATTTTGTAAATTTCCTGGAGAGTGATCAGGAGTTGCCACGTGCCGTTAATACATCGGCTTTAAGCGGCGCTGGCGTCATACGGTTGTTTAACAAAGTTGGCGAGACTGTAAACAAGATCACGTACAAAATGGATGAGAATGATCCTTGGTTCGATGATAAGATCACCGAGGTGGAGCATCTCGATGCGAATCTGCAAAAATTGTCATCGGCACTTAAATCGTTGGTCTCTTCGCGTCGTGAATTATCTGTGTTGACGGGTTTGGTGGCAAAATCCGCCGCTATGTTAAGCACTTGTGAGGAGCATACTGGACTGTCGCGTGCGTTGTCGCATTTGGCTGATGTGGAGGAAAAGATTGAGCTGTTGCGTTCCGAGCAGGCCAATTCAGACTTTTATATACTCGCCGAGTTTATCAAAGACTATTTAGGGCTATTCGGTGCCATCAAGTGTATATTCCATGAACGTGTCAAGGCATTTCAAAATTGGCAATATGCCCAAATGCAGTTGTCGAAACGACGCGAGAATCGTGGACGCTATGAGCTGGCCAATCGTGCCGACAAACTGGATCAGGCGCAACAGGAGGTTGAAGAG TGGCAGGGCAAGGTGCAACGCTGTCAGCAACAATTTGATGACATATCGGCGGAAATCAAGCGCGAAATGGAACGCTTTGAAATAAGCAGAGTGAAAGACTTTAAGGCAAACATCATCAAGTACATTGAGGTTCAAATGGCGCATCAGCAACAG ATCATCAGCTATTGGGAGGCCTTTGCACCAGTTGCCCGAGAGATCGTTTAA
- the LOC132783741 gene encoding ras-related protein Rab6 — protein MSSGDFGNPLRKFKLVFLGEQSVGKTSLITRFMYDSFDNTYQATIGIDFLSKTMYLEDRTVRLQLWDTAGQERFRSLIPSYIRDSTVAVVVYDITNTNSFHQTSKWIDDVRTERGSDVIIMLVGNKTDLSDKRQVSTEEGERKAKELNVMFIETSAKAGYNVKQLFRRVAAALPGMDSTENKPSEDMQEVVLKDSPNETKDPEGGCAC, from the coding sequence ATGTCATCCGGCGACTTTGGCAATCCGCTGCGCAAATTCAAATTGGTGTTTCTCGGCGAGCAGAGCGTCGGCAAGACATCGCTGATTACACGCTTCATGTACGACAGCTTCGACAACACCTATCAGGCGACAATTGGTATTGATTTTCTATCCAAAACCATGTACCTCGAGGATCGCACAGTGCGTCTTCAACTCTGGGATACGGCGGGTCAAGAACGTTTCCGTTCGCTGATACCATCGTACATTCGCGACTCCACTGTGGCTGTGGTTGTGTACGATATAACGAACACAAACTCATTCCATCAGACATCCAAGTGGATCGATGATGTGCGCACCGAGCGTGGCAGTGATGTCATAATCATGCTGGTGGGCAATAAGACGGATCTCTCGGATAAGAGACAAGTGTCCACCGAAGAGGGCGAACGCAAGGCGAAAGAGCTAAATGTGATGTTTATCGAGACGAGCGCCAAGGCCGGCTACAATGTGAAGCAGCTGTTCAGACGGGTCGCCGCGGCGTTGCCAGGCATGGATTCCACGGAGAATAAACCTTCGGAGGATATGCAAGAGGTTGTGCTTAAGGATTCGCCCAATGAGACGAAGGATCCCGAAGGAGGCTGCGCCTGCTAG
- the LOC132783711 gene encoding trypsin delta-like, producing the protein MTRYSQSKSSIRLILSSILLLLGCCAAIAISPNGRVVGGTAAAVNAAPYAVSMQYQATHYCAASILNANWLVTAAHCLTNSAQVLGSTLVAGSNAVAGTASTTQTRSISYFVINDLYTGGTVPYDIGLIYTPTAFTWSAAVAPVTLPQSGVVPTGTANLYGWGSTSTTNTASYPSVLQVATNVPIISLTSCETALGQKGSDVHSTNLCTGPLTGGVSICTSDSGGPLVQDNVLIGIVSWGKLPCGLANSPSVYVQVSSFISWIASNQVVQ; encoded by the coding sequence ATGACTCGGTATAGTCAAAGTAAATCGAGCATCCGCTTGATCCTAAGCTCCATTCTGCTACTCCTCGGCTGCTGTGCAGCCATAGCAATATCACCCAATGGACGCGTAGTTGGCGGAACAGCGGCCGCCGTCAATGCAGCACCTTATGCCGTATCCATGCAGTACCAGGCCACGCATTACTGCGCAGCCAGCATCCTCAATGCCAACTGGCTGGTCACGGCGGCCCACTGTTTGACGAATAGTGCCCAGGTGCTCGGCAGCACTCTTGTGGCTGGCAGTAATGCAGTGGCTGGAACAGCGTCTACAACCCAGACACGTAGCATCAGTTACTTTGTGATTAATGATTTGTACACTGGGGGCACTGTGCCCTATGACATTGGTTTGATTTACACGCCCACTGCGTTCACCTGGAGCGCTGCTGTGGCTCCCGTTACGCTACCGCAGTCGGGTGTGGTTCCCACTGGAACTGCCAACTTGTATGGCTGGGGAAGTACATCGACTACGAATACTGCGTCGTATCCAAGTGTGCTACAAGTGGCTACCAATGTGCCCATTATCAGTCTGACCTCCTGTGAAACGGCGTTAGGCCAAAAAGGCAGTGATGTGCATTCCACTAATTTGTGTACGGGTCCTTTAACAGGAGGCGTGAGCATTTGTACTTCGGATTCTGGTGGCCCATTGGTGCAAGACAATGTTTTGATTGGCATTGTGTCGTGGGGCAAGCTGCCATGTGGTCTGGCCAATTCACCATCTGTTTACGTGCAAGTTTCATCGTTTATATCGTGGATTGCGTCTAATCAAGTTGTGCAATAA